The DNA window AGCGGGTCCTTCAgaaaaatcgacaaaaaatctgaaaaataatttgtgtctagattttgatgcagatttgtggagaatcgatccagaaatcgttgaaggtattccgcttaagaatcggataagaattggcaaagataggGCCATCTCTGGGGACCCTATGTTGCTCCACAtgcattttacaaaatttcaaagggggtcctccagaaaaatcgacaaaaaatctgaaaaataatttgtgtctggattttgatgcagatgtgtggagaatcggtctacaaatcgtttaaggtattccgcttaagaatcggataagaattggcaaagatatggccatctcTGGGGACCCTACTTTGCTCCCCATGCTAGCCATACCAAAACTGGTCCAAATCCTGGTTAACCTTTCGCAGGTAGCCCTAGTTTCTTGTTTAAAAGTCTGCAGAAATATTTTCAGTGCATGTAGAGAAAATGTCTACATACTATACacatgtaatttacacagcaAGAGCGCAGTATGTCAAAACTATGTATATGTCCGCTAGATGGCGTTGTGTAGAGATCAAATGTGTACATCATTGTTGACGTGGACAGTCCTCACGTAGGTGACGAAGTAAATGCCTTGGTCTATAATccaaatatttcttaaaaaacaaataataaataaaagtcaGCGGTTTCTCAATGGATTCTggtaaatatatttaagacTTAAATGTAACTTAGTTAAGCACACATTCGGGGACGCACACACTTGGCGTTTAGATGGCTATAGGcaagtatatatattacatatatatatatagatatatataatTCCTATTTACCAAATGCTCTTATACTCATTTAGACTTACAGGCTAAGTGTTAATCATTCTGCTATTAAGGAAGCGGATCAATTTTGTCATCTGACTCGGTTTAAGTTTgtccattttttaaaaataaaaaaaaaacatatatcaTCTTTCAGTTTGTTTATAAAACAATGCTTTTCCTCTTGCTAAATTCTTGTTAGCTTGATTcactttttatattaaatgtaAGGCCTAAGGTTTAGGGGGGGGGGgtaaggaaaaaataaagaatttcGGGTTCAGGACTTTCACGCAGGGTGCTGTGTTGTGTCGtgattttggttttattttttttgaaactaaTCTTCCTTAAAGATTCCTAATGGTTCTTAAGTGTATAtaagtttctgttttttttttgttgttgtttttagcaCATTAAGAAATGTTTAAACTAGAGGAAAGGAAATTAAggagaaaataaattaacctATCAAAGGGTTTACAATAATGGGCCCTTATTCCAATATTTCCGAATTGGGGAAACAAAACAAGGCAATGAcaatttttaacttaaaaaaaatgataacaAGATGTCTAAAATCTAGGGACtgataccaaaaaaaaaaaaaacaaattcacgTTTTCGGGCGATATACAGGATCAGTTTTCCATATAGTTTcccttgtttttgttattttttggattttggtttttttttgggatttacTTTACAAAGGCCTCTGGTGGTATTTTGTTTTCCTTAAAAAGCTTATCGAACACAAAAGCGGCATGATTGAAATCCCAATTGGTTTCCTCAAGGCATCTGGAAAAGGGTACAAGTTATGGATTAGTCCAAGCCCATTAATGATAGATTCTAATCTTACTTGCGACTCCAGTCTAGATTCATTTGACTTTGCGCACTCATGGCCTGAACCATTTGCATTTTGGTGGCATCGTCCTGCGGCAGACCGGCTGCTCCCATGGCGGCACTGCCGCTGGCCACAACACTCGGTCCGGTTGGCAATATGGCCACTGGCTGGCCGGTGGCCGGGCCCTGATTGAGTCGATTCTGCAAACCCCCGCCGGCTGATATGCCGGATGCGGCACTGGTGGAGGCAACACCTCCAGGAGCCGGCTGGTGCTGAGAGCGCTTGAATTCGCGTGTCTGCTCATGGCTGGCGTTTGTCACAAAGATGGTCTCGTTACGGATGCAATAACCGGTATTCTGGGGCACCACAACAAAGGTGCGGGCAAAGTGACGCAGATCGTAGGACTGCATGGAGGCGGGAGTGCTCGAATCGCCGCTAAATTCTTTAAAGAGACCGGTAACCGTGAACACCATCATGGAGGACTGTAATGGGGAGTTGACCATAGTGTTAGACCTTTCTTTAAAGCTCTCTCTTTAACCCTTTTACTTACATTAAAAATCGTCAAGTCTACGGTGAAAGTGCGACGCTCATGAAGCGTCCTTGGCCACTCGTCCAAGGTGGAAACACAAGCCAGGCGACCGTGCTTCAGCAAACGGGTGCGATGATCATCACGATCGTTGTTAACCAAACGACGCAGATTACGATTGAACTTCCAGAAGTTTGTCAAACGGCTAgtcgataaaaaaaattataaaattatttatctATTTCGTAGAGTTCTAATGGCACGACTCACCTTCCAGCCTGACTGGCCGAGGGCATGGTCATCGATAGCATGGCTTGCTCGTGGTAGGCCTCCAGCAAGGCCTGACGGTTGTCCGAGTCAAAGATGCGGAAGTACTGGTCCAAGAACTGGCGCACCACCTCGGCACCGGCATTATCGCACAGGAACGAGGCCTTTGTATCGGGAATTCGACccgattctgcatcaaaattcaCTTGCGGCTCCAAAGTCTCCCCATCCTAGTTATACGATGGATACAATATAGTTTATGCATATCGGGATTCGGATTTAAAAGTTGGAGAAACTTTTATGGCAGCAATGGGAAATGTAGGGAGTTTCTTTGAAGAaactttttagaaaaaaattactatgttttgaagatagagaTGGACGGTACAGGTTCTATTTTACAGACCACAGACTGAGGACTATATCATACCCGGTACTGGTTCTAAAGTTTCTCAGAAAAGGAGCCCACAAGTATATTGTATAATACCTGGTACTGCTACTAAAGTTTTTCAGAGAAAGAGCTCTTAAAGTTCCTCAGAAAAAGAGCTTAATATGAAGACTGTATGATACCTGGTACTGCTCTCAATGTTCTTTAAAAAAGAGCTCCCCATTCTAGCCTGTATAATACCTGGTACTGATACTAAAGTTTCTCAGAAAAGAGCTTTAAATAATTGACTACCGCGGTACCGCGTCTAAAGTTCCTCAGAAAACAAACATTAAGACTATTATGATACCAGGTACTGCTCcgataattttataaaaaagagCTTGAAACTATAGACTGTATGATACCTGGTACTGCTCCCAAAGTTTCTCAGGAAAGAGGAAATAATATACTCTGTAATAACCGGTACTGCGTCTAAAGTTTCTCAGAAAACAAACTTAAAATGATAGACGGAATGATACCTGGTACTGCTCCTAAAGTTTCTCAAAAAAAGAGCTCAAAATTAAAGACTATCTAATACCTGGTACTGCTTCTAACGTTTTTCTCAGAAAAAGAGCTACAAATTGTAGACTGTATGATACCTGGTACTGCTTTCAAAGTTCCATTAAAAAGAGCTCCCTATTTTAGACTATATTAACCAAAATATCTCCAAAGACCCTTAAAAATACCTCCATATCTACATGTCCTctacaagtaccgggtataaataCTAAACAGACAAAGAAACTCTAAAGATTTCTACTCCAAAGCATGTACTTCCTCTACCTACTTCCCATCATGCTGCTTATTGGAAAGAAAATTCATAATCAAGATGGATGTCCTTTACCGAGGATCATCTCACTTACCAACTTGAGCAGTTTGGGGAACTTGCGACGGACTTCGCTGTAAATAGTTCGATAATCGGCCGAGATACGATTGTTGGCATTGACGATGAGTAGGATATGCGAGTTAAATAGcgtaaaataaaacaaattaaatgggTTACAAGTGGGCATGCCCGGCTCGAGTTAATGAGTTTTATAGATTTCAGAAATCAttccaaatatatatatatattatattatatatctttTCAACTACTCGACTTGGCTCACAATAGATTTTCAGGAGCACTTTGGACAGCTGAAGAGGCAGAGGAACTTGGTTGTAAGGCTTTTTCGGTGCCTTTTTGTGGattatttttcttgaaaattggaaaatcaGTGGAAAGTAGCTATACGAGTGTGACATTGTGCTCTAAAggcatcttttttttttttgataattttttatttctttttttttgtttttcttttgtttattttttaagtttcttttttttttttaattctttttttttcaacaatgacCCCAAAGCTTTATGGTTAATCTTTGCTGGCCTGGCTTTGTCTTGTGTTTATAGTGTCTTGTGTATATCGTTCGTCACTGGTATTCGCATTTTCCGCCGGAACACAAgcccgaaaacaaaaattctaCTAAAGTTCACATTTTATATGTTATATGTGAGATCATATTAGCAACCCAACACAGTGTTtatttttcgttatttttccGGCCACTGGCGCCGCAGTAATACGAGTCCTTCGTCCACATGTCCGTCGGTCGATCGTCCTCCTCCGCACCAGCCACCTTCTGGGCTGGTGTGCTGCTAGAGACTACTACCACTACTACCGCCAACGGCGCCGGCGTCGACTCTTCCAGACAACCGCCGCTGTTGCAACAACCGGGCGTCCAAGCGCCCCTTCGGTATGTGGCGGCGATGGGGGCGGGGCGGGGCGATGCGAGCTGGGTGAGCGCGCGGCGCACGTTGGACGgtaggtgggtgggtggttagttaggtttatattttttttttttttaattttacattttttgggtCTTGAAATAAACTCTATTGAGTCTTTAATGATTGACCCTGTGGGGTTGCTGTTTCTTGATATCCGGGCATGTTGGATGTCCGTCGGAAGTGCGAGGATTACGGGTTGGGTTACGTAATAAGTGTGGCGGTTCTTTAaagtgtgtttgtgtgagtTAGTGTGTTAGCCATTTTTGGAAACAGCGTCCTCAGATGGCCTGGGGTCTGGTAAAgggttctatttttatttttttattttttttcttttctttttttttgtatttttttcttcttatttttttaagttctttattttttaatgcctCGTCTCCATAGCTCTGTGCCACTGCAAGATCTGCCCTTAGTCTTCCGGCAGCTTTAAAATCTATCTTCCTCAAGGGCCTTTGCCTACTCAACAGCATCATCTGAGGCTTTCCAAGccatcctttttaaaaaaaaattaacaaggAATTCATTCCGAGTCCAAGGACTCTCCAACTCGGCACAGTGCATCCGTGTCAGAGgaataaaaaccaaaagaaaaataaaaggattATAATCAAATGGAGAGACAACGGAATAATGGACAAAATGCTAATCCTATTTCCTGTGTGACTCCCGACGCGGCGACTCCCACGTCGATGTGCTTTACTATTTCTGCAGAAAAGGGGAAAACGCCAAGGATAATCACACCATAGTATACCTGATAAACTGGGACGCCTCCTTGTAGCGATTGCGGCACGGATTGTTCTTCAAAACCAGATCCACGATGGGTAGATTCCGAAAGACCAGCAAGTGGGCCAGGGATATGATCTGGAAGGGGGAATACAAACTGATGAGCACCCAACTAGGAACACTAATCCAACTCCAAACTCACCTTGTTATCACCCAAATAGAGCACCTTCAGGTTGGGCAGTCGCTTCTCCACGCCCTTGAACGCCTCCATGCTGGACATGGAGTTATCGTTGAGATTAAGGGCCTCCAGATCGGGTATGTTCTCCTGTATGATGTCCAAGACGGCGCTCATCACATTGGAGCGGAATAGTGGACAAAAGGTTAGCTTCAGATCGGGATCGGCATGGAAACGGGACAGATCCAAGGCCTTGATGGCCACATTGTAGCGCTTGGCCATCGTTACTTTCATTTTCTCCTTGATGGCATCATCGATGGTCACCATGGGAATGCCGCTGCGGACGCGGGGCATCAACCGGAATCCGTCCGGTAGCTGGGCATGACGGCCCAGTTGCTGGATGCGTTCGGCCACCTCAAAGTCATCCGTGAAGAAGAGGACACAGCTGCGCTCCGATCGCCAGTATTGGGGAATGAAGACGTGCGGCGACAGGGCGGCCAGTAGAGCACGCAGGAGTGTCTCCTTGTCATAAATCTGTCCATTGTGTATCTGGGAATTATATGGTAAGTAAATATTATATGAGACGACACCGCTGATAGACCAGAATTATGTCATATGAGGCGTGAGTGGGTGGGGTTTTCTATTTGTTTTCTGTTCTCACCGGTCTCGGTGCTCTACTTTCCTACTATTGGCTTTTCAGCCTTACAATTTTCAGCCTTTCTCGAGTGTTGACACAAAGATAGTTTCCGACACTGAAGCTTTAAAGAAAGCCTATAGAAGTACCtccccagacccagacccaagAACACCAAAACAGATGTCAGCTAGTAATTTTAGATCTActattgtttattgttattgtttctgCCAAGTTATGATTCATTTTTGGAGTGTTACTCTTCTAGATTTCTCTAGAATCAATaaacaaagatatagcttttcGGAAAAAGTATCGGGTATAGGTATTTTGTCTTTGGAATGGGGTTTTAGATGATTTATCAGAATGGGTTAAGATATACTTTTACAGAagctatatttttaagaattagACCTTTAGTTATACACTTTATCTAATACTTCGATATTTATcgataattttgtaaacaggaATAGCGAAAATAActatatatttgatatatttctttttaatttcaacAATCTGTTAGAATTGTTTAGTAATTAAATCccaaaatgtatatattatatattatttatattaaaatattatatatttcatattaaATAGTTCAAAATCGAATATTTATCGATAAAATAATGATGTATTCGCTATATTTCAATCTAATTTTCataatcttttaaaatcgTTTAGTAATTGTTAgccaatattatatattatatattaaatcaTTCAAAATCGTATAATgatgaataaaataataataaaatagatatattttgatctaattttaataattagatCTAAAAAGATAATTAGATCTCTTAAAATTGTACAATAATCGATACAAAGAATAGTATTATAcaatttaaatcatttaaaatcaGATCATCGTTTATGATCATTAAAATGACGATATTTTCGATatatttcaatataattttattaatctCATGAAATGGTTCACTAATCGATAACCAGAATGATATATATTTGATACTTAAtagtttaaaaacaaaaaatgttcgAAAAATCACGATGTTGTAGCGGTATTTCAATCTTATTCTAATAGTTTCTTAAACTGATTTAGTTATCGCTAACATAAACCATATATTTTACACagttaaatagttttaattgttaaaaatcgaaaaatgatCGATATAATAGCGATATATTCGAGAGATTTGAATTAGATAATCTCCTTAGTTAGAGGTAATAGATTAGTAATCGATAATGAACCACATTCTAAGAGTTTCTACCATATattctgcaaatttttataattttatttcctcAAAATCGATAAGTAATCgataaaataacaataaattaaatcgttttattttgtaatactaattttgataaatttaaaaaaccatCTTATAAATTCGATAACTACAATCACATGACTGGGCGGTATGTGGTAAGTGTGGGCGTGTCCACTCCCGTCACTTATCGATAATTGGCCCTGTTCACTCGTCACATTCCCGCCAATTACGATATGAGCATTTAGTGGGGCACTCACTCACGTCCCTCACCATTTGCATGCTATTGGGCTCTTAGGAGACAGGGACTCGTCACCTCTAattagatatatatttttttatttatttattttttttttcaggtgAAGCCAGTTCTTATCGGAACTGTCAGTGATTTAATTAGGAGTGAGTGTACGGCAAACAGAGGTGATGATGGTTGGATGGAATGAGAGCGGAAGATCTCACTCCATGAAGGTCAGATACCCAATATCGCTGGCTATTATTATACGTTGGTATCTAATCGGTCAAATATATAATACTATATAAGGAGTACAAATGGAATCACTGGAGATTAATTCAATTAATCAGATCAGTTTAGGGTACAGTACAGTATACTATAGTATCATATCGTCTGCTTCAAGATTGAAGCCTTAGTATTCTCACTCCCACATACATATTCAAATAATAATCGTGTGAATGATCACTAAACCTACACAACACACTATACTATAGTATTCACATTCATATTCATATCAACAAGATATCAAGTCTGAAAACagaccgtctgtccgtatgtccGCGTGTCCGTAAAGTCAGTTCATTCGTCCATACCACCCACTCATTCATTGCGCATTAATGcgataaatatatttattattatgggCATTAGCCGATTCGTTATTTTTGTCTCTTTTGTTCACCCGAAACAGCCGAAAACACCCAAAAAGCCCCGCGATATCAGTGGCTGGAAGTTCTTAACCCCAGATTGTCGCATTATTGACCCATTTACCAAGTCCTTTTCTTGCCAAaagattaaatataaaatcctAAAAGATTCTACggataataattattattttttgggaaTATGTACCCCATTAGTTCCGTTAGTTAATTGCTCATTAGTtcttgcaattttttttatttttaattcattatCTGGCCATTAGTCATATGGATTTAATCTAAAAATTTGtctgcttttttttgtttgaatttcTAATGTCTCAATAAAGCAAtaattgataaacagatttATGGTTAAAGCATTATCTTTGAATCTATAAAGAGTATTTCAAGTGATTGTTTTATTAAGTTTATTGCtaggaaaattattttaaaggatttgcataaaaattgttttagaaaaatgcgtttcattttaaagtttaaagattttaaactGGAACTatagtttaattttataatttataattaataatttttataagatataataatattataagcTAAAAGAAATCATTTCTTAAAACATCTAAATGTTTCTTTCAAtaattatctatatttatCGATTATGTACCTTTTCTAGTTATTTTTCATAGTACATATTTCTAGTTCTATAGCCTTTTAGAACTGAAGAGCTACAAAATGATATTGAAATTTaacacaataataaaaacaaaggctAAAATCAATCATacattaaaatatacaaatgttttaatgataattatcaatttttttatattttctagtCATTTTTTATAGTAGCTATCCCTAGTTCCAGAGACTCTTAGAACTCCAAAAGCTACATATTGTATAAATTATTGTgtaaaatcaaattttatagTATCTAGAGGTTTAATTGATAATTATCGATAGTTATCGACTATGTATCTCTTCTAGTCATTTCTTATAGTACATGCTACTAGTTTCATAGTCTTTTAGAACTAAagaaatacaatattatgtattaaattaatgaaataataataataaaggccaaaataaataatcttttaaaatatgcAACTGTTCTATTGATATCTATCGATATTTATCGATTATGTATGTTTTATTAGGAAGATTCTTGGCAGATATCTCTAGTTTCAGAGACTTTTAGAAGTAAAGAACTACAATTTGTGATTGGAATTTCATTTTTCTAAACCAGAATAGAACTTctggtttattatttattcaaaacTAAGAATTTTCGACCCCAAAGTAGTACTTCCAAAGCTAATCTTACATCTCATATAAGCCCCCCTCGATCAGTTGGCTTTACGAGGTTTAGTATTCCCCCTAGAAACCAAAACCAATAACTATAAAGAACCAAATTGAAATGTTTGTGATGTTAGAACATCCTTTGTTGGATGGATGCATTGGAATGCGTTTCGAGCCTCAGACAACAATGTCAGCCCTGAAATAGATAGACTTAATAGGCTTACGTTGAAAACCGTTAAGACGACAAGGCCACCTTGCCACCggttatctaaaaaaaaaatataaagatgaTGACTGTGTTTGGGAATCGGGGGCATTCTCGGGAAATGACTTCCAACCCACCTCCGATCCGGGGGGGGCTAGTGtgtggtgggtgggtggtatTTTGGCTTGGGGAAGTGGGAGTGCTGATGGAATTCGAGCATTTGGTTCGTTTTCACACACAGTACACAGAAATCCACGATATCAGAgcacaacaaaaatataaaaaaaagagtaagtGTGTGTACTACCAGGGGATATATGTAGGTatatatataccttctttttttttttatacattgtATTCCGCACAATACAAAATACGAGCTCGCTGAGACATATTTCTAGAATTGATATGGAGCTATGACGACTCCAGCCGTAGccgtcgcagtcgcagtcgcagctGGCTTCAGCGTCGACGCCGGCGTCAGTGTCGAGGCCCGGTGGGTTGGATTGGGATTGGACTGGGTTGGGTTGGGCCAGAGTTTCAGTGAACAAGTGACAACCGCGCGATTCGCCCACGGACTTTCAAAGCCGgagtaaccaaaaaaaaatatatatatttatatagaaaCCAATAATCCTAGTTAATCTCAAGGattaaacataaatataataaccaataataagaataataataTGGGAGGCTGTTGCTCAAAAGATCTGGACGACAAGCGTTCGTGGAGTCCCGAGGAGACCAAGAATGGCGTGCGTACCATCAGGCTCATCTGATCGCGAGTGTCCTTGTTTCCACGGCATTATATCCTTATCTTCCATAGAGCACCTCATCCACCATCATTGCCCAGCCGCTGGACGAGGTGGGCAGCACTGGA is part of the Drosophila bipectinata strain 14024-0381.07 chromosome XL, DbipHiC1v2, whole genome shotgun sequence genome and encodes:
- the LOC108133622 gene encoding uncharacterized protein, translating into MGGCCSKDLDDKRSWSPEETKNGSTSSTIIAQPLDEVGSTGVFTLTRTTTTTTKTVTSSSTTNNDQD
- the sbr gene encoding nuclear RNA export factor 1: MPKRGGSGGQRYNNNNAGNGGSGGGGGGSRYSALKDYDDLDDHQRRKDRNKRRVSFKPSQFPNNKKDVKLRLEDFRRWDDDDDMNDMTTNAKERPSSRRRGSPIPRGKFGKLVPNTYGWYQVTIHNGQIYDKETLLRALLAALSPHVFIPQYWRSERSCVLFFTDDFEVAERIQQLGRHAQLPDGFRLMPRVRSGIPMVTIDDAIKEKMKVTMAKRYNVAIKALDLSRFHADPDLKLTFCPLFRSNVMSAVLDIIQENIPDLEALNLNDNSMSSMEAFKGVEKRLPNLKVLYLGDNKIISLAHLLVFRNLPIVDLVLKNNPCRNRYKEASQFISEVRRKFPKLLKLDGETLEPQVNFDAESGRIPDTKASFLCDNAGAEVVRQFLDQYFRIFDSDNRQALLEAYHEQAMLSMTMPSASQAGSRLTNFWKFNRNLRRLVNNDRDDHRTRLLKHGRLACVSTLDEWPRTLHERRTFTVDLTIFNSSMMVFTVTGLFKEFSGDSSTPASMQSYDLRHFARTFVVVPQNTGYCIRNETIFVTNASHEQTREFKRSQHQPAPGGVASTSAASGISAGGGLQNRLNQGPATGQPVAILPTGPSVVASGSAAMGAAGLPQDDATKMQMVQAMSAQSQMNLDWSRKCLEETNWDFNHAAFVFDKLFKENKIPPEAFVK